From the Halalkalicoccus sp. CGA53 genome, one window contains:
- a CDS encoding electron transfer flavoprotein subunit alpha/FixB family protein, which produces MSPSVLAVAEHRQGELRDASFELVTAGRELADDLGGDLHLAVIGGDTEGFAEELSLSGVDAIHTVAYGEEFNHDVYTQAVVTMAEELEPAVVLMPNTVNGLDYAPAVAERLSLPLVSDIVGVSYTDRFVTTREMYGSKVETTVEVGRESVALTIRDGEWEPTEEPGEPSVDEFDVEIDEDAIGSSVTGFEEVAGGDVDIADAEFLISVGRGIEEEENIALIEELVEATGATLSASRPIVDNEWLPKNRQVGQSGKSVTPTVYLAIGISGAVQHVAGMKGAETIIAINTDPNAPIFDLADYGIVGDLFEVVPALIEEFQ; this is translated from the coding sequence GTGAGCCCGAGCGTCCTCGCGGTCGCCGAACACCGCCAGGGAGAGCTCCGGGACGCGAGCTTCGAACTCGTGACCGCGGGCCGCGAACTCGCCGACGATCTGGGTGGTGACCTCCACCTCGCGGTGATCGGCGGCGACACCGAGGGCTTCGCCGAGGAGCTCTCGCTCTCGGGCGTGGACGCGATCCACACGGTCGCCTACGGCGAGGAGTTCAACCACGACGTCTACACGCAGGCGGTCGTCACGATGGCCGAGGAACTCGAGCCCGCGGTCGTGCTGATGCCGAACACGGTCAACGGGCTCGACTACGCACCCGCGGTCGCCGAACGGCTCTCGCTGCCGTTGGTCTCGGACATCGTCGGGGTCAGCTACACCGATCGGTTCGTCACCACCCGCGAGATGTACGGCTCGAAGGTCGAGACGACCGTCGAGGTCGGTAGGGAGAGCGTGGCGCTCACGATCCGCGACGGCGAGTGGGAGCCGACGGAGGAGCCGGGCGAGCCGTCGGTCGACGAGTTCGACGTCGAGATCGACGAGGACGCGATCGGCTCTTCGGTCACCGGCTTCGAGGAGGTCGCGGGCGGGGACGTCGACATCGCGGACGCGGAGTTCCTGATCTCCGTGGGCCGGGGAATCGAGGAGGAGGAGAACATCGCCCTGATCGAGGAGCTGGTCGAGGCGACCGGCGCGACGCTCTCGGCCTCGCGGCCGATCGTCGACAACGAGTGGCTGCCGAAGAACCGCCAGGTCGGTCAGTCGGGGAAGTCGGTGACCCCGACGGTCTACCTCGCGATCGGGATCTCCGGAGCGGTGCAGCACGTCGCCGGGATGAAGGGTGCGGAGACGATAATCGCGATCAACACGGACCCGAACGCGCCGATCTTCGACCTCGCTGACTACGGCATCGTCGGCGACCTGTTCGAGGTCGTTCCGGCACTGATCGAGGAGTTCCAGTAA
- a CDS encoding electron transfer flavoprotein subunit beta/FixA family protein, translated as MKVLVTVAEVSEVDEAFEVSGTGIDERYLEYDLNEWDDYAIEEAVGLSEAGVADEVVAVTIGPERSEETIRMALAKGADRAVRIWDDALADQDLLDVGTKAELLARVVEEEEPEIVFTGVQAADDAFGATGVALAERVGYGWAAVVNAFDLDASGGEASVHRELEGGIEELTDVSLPAVFTIQTGINEPRYASLRGIRQAQRKEIAPKMLSDLGLDADAVKGELELTEMYVPETESDATLFEGSAEETAGQLAELLREKGVVA; from the coding sequence ATGAAAGTTCTCGTCACCGTAGCCGAGGTCAGTGAGGTCGACGAGGCGTTCGAGGTCTCCGGGACGGGGATCGACGAGCGCTATCTCGAGTACGACCTGAACGAGTGGGACGACTACGCCATCGAGGAGGCCGTCGGGCTCTCCGAAGCAGGTGTCGCCGACGAGGTCGTCGCCGTCACGATCGGTCCAGAGCGGAGCGAAGAGACGATCCGGATGGCGCTCGCGAAGGGCGCAGACCGCGCGGTACGGATCTGGGACGACGCTCTCGCCGACCAGGACCTCCTCGACGTCGGGACGAAAGCGGAGCTGCTCGCACGGGTCGTCGAGGAGGAAGAGCCCGAGATCGTCTTCACCGGCGTCCAGGCCGCAGACGACGCCTTCGGCGCGACCGGCGTCGCGCTCGCAGAGCGCGTCGGTTACGGCTGGGCGGCGGTCGTGAACGCCTTCGACCTCGACGCCTCCGGAGGAGAGGCGTCGGTCCACCGCGAGTTAGAGGGCGGGATCGAGGAGCTCACCGACGTCTCGCTCCCGGCGGTGTTCACGATCCAGACGGGGATCAACGAGCCCCGATACGCCAGCCTGCGCGGGATCAGACAGGCCCAGCGAAAGGAGATCGCACCGAAGATGCTCTCGGATCTCGGCCTCGACGCGGACGCGGTGAAGGGTGAGCTCGAGCTGACCGAGATGTACGTCCCCGAGACCGAGAGCGACGCGACGCTGTTCGAGGGCTCGGCCGAGGAGACCGCCGGCCAGCTCGCGGAACTGCTCCGCGAGAAGGGGGTGGTCGCGTGA
- a CDS encoding DUF7345 domain-containing protein yields MRVVVAVGLALCVVCLLGAGVGAAADVPGSAPGAAQVDGEDEDPEDREAVTQLIRIEIGPEGNAQFIVSTQFFLQGEDERAAFDRLATEFEEDGEVGPSAEPFEDLAEQAGEETDREMDVENVSKHTDVENDSEDGTNATGTLTLEFTWTEFAAVDDDGRLTAEDVFTVEDELWLPTLTENQRLEIAAPDGYGVSSAPTSVSNGVLVWEGPHTFEADDFEDEPIMYAPGGGIGGAGGITPLTVAFAGVLLLVVGLLAFVVFGGREAQELPVLGTLAGGATTAAGAGEGDGGRSSPDPDDPFAGVNEELLSDEERVIRLLRANDGRMKQAMIVQETQWSNAKVSQLLSSMADDGEIDKLRIGRENLITLRGESPDE; encoded by the coding sequence ATGCGGGTGGTCGTCGCCGTGGGGCTCGCCCTCTGCGTCGTCTGTCTCCTCGGAGCGGGCGTCGGCGCCGCAGCGGACGTGCCGGGGAGCGCCCCGGGGGCCGCACAGGTCGACGGCGAGGACGAGGACCCTGAGGACCGGGAGGCGGTCACCCAGCTCATCCGGATCGAGATCGGCCCGGAGGGGAACGCACAGTTCATCGTCTCGACGCAATTCTTCCTGCAGGGCGAGGACGAACGCGCCGCCTTCGACCGTCTCGCGACGGAGTTCGAGGAGGACGGCGAGGTCGGTCCGTCGGCCGAGCCGTTCGAGGACCTCGCGGAACAGGCCGGTGAGGAGACCGACCGCGAGATGGACGTCGAGAACGTCTCCAAGCACACCGACGTCGAGAACGACTCCGAGGACGGGACGAACGCGACGGGAACGCTCACCCTCGAGTTCACGTGGACCGAGTTCGCCGCCGTCGACGACGACGGGAGGCTGACCGCGGAGGACGTCTTCACCGTCGAGGACGAGCTCTGGCTGCCGACGCTCACGGAGAACCAGCGCCTGGAGATCGCCGCACCCGACGGCTACGGCGTCTCGAGCGCGCCGACGTCCGTCTCGAACGGCGTCCTCGTCTGGGAGGGTCCGCACACGTTCGAGGCGGACGACTTCGAGGACGAACCTATCATGTACGCCCCGGGCGGCGGGATAGGTGGAGCTGGCGGCATCACGCCCCTGACCGTCGCGTTCGCGGGCGTGCTCCTGCTGGTCGTCGGCCTGCTCGCGTTCGTCGTCTTCGGCGGACGGGAGGCCCAGGAGCTCCCGGTGCTCGGGACGCTCGCCGGCGGGGCGACGACCGCCGCCGGGGCCGGCGAGGGCGACGGTGGACGCTCGTCGCCCGACCCCGACGACCCGTTCGCGGGCGTCAACGAGGAGCTGCTCAGCGACGAGGAGCGGGTGATACGGCTGCTCCGGGCGAACGACGGCCGGATGAAACAGGCGATGATCGTACAGGAGACCCAGTGGTCGAACGCGAAGGTCTCGCAGCTGCTCTCCTCGATGGCCGACGACGGCGAGATCGACAAGCTCCGGATAGGCCGCGAGAACCTGATCACGCTCAGGGGCGAGAGCCCCGACGAGTGA
- a CDS encoding DUF7096 domain-containing protein: protein MNRALAAAVAALLVLTLPGFALAGPGATLVGDERTQPQLEGDAPNTSVVPTEDLELPERLILGTNETEHGEQRVGTDVGTYLDGAAGDLEMRHGEYVFDKRMEKASTEAEERAVIREEVSRLDDEVSSLREREEAVYGAYAGGELGEREAITELIRNHQRAVALEASIEELENEAQLVSGIGIGEDLEILHVQATTVQSPVREHIVEVHRGEASGGLVQIEADETGVVLATMDERQYLREAYRLDHRVLDSSEDDLSLRTDQDGLDRISELYPWARSDGGLTFNDETYRTHVGALSHSYGTTTTMVDRTTAQVYKEDQTLRLNAIPTAVAETETGDGYELELNRTYPGGPTKVTLTDSTGEPVDGADVTVDGTAVGETAEGERWFVAPHGSMTVVAAVDGNATVGDEPADEARLSVSFDWEPEIEDELTPD, encoded by the coding sequence ATGAACCGCGCGCTGGCGGCCGCCGTGGCCGCCCTCCTCGTTCTCACGCTCCCCGGGTTCGCACTCGCCGGTCCGGGAGCGACGCTCGTCGGGGACGAGCGCACACAGCCACAGCTCGAGGGCGACGCGCCGAACACCTCGGTCGTCCCGACCGAGGACCTGGAGCTGCCCGAGCGGCTGATCCTCGGGACGAACGAGACCGAACACGGCGAGCAGCGCGTCGGTACCGACGTCGGGACCTACCTCGACGGGGCCGCGGGCGACCTCGAGATGAGACACGGCGAGTACGTCTTCGACAAGCGGATGGAGAAGGCGAGCACCGAGGCCGAAGAGCGCGCCGTCATCCGGGAGGAGGTGAGCCGGCTCGACGACGAGGTGAGCTCGCTCAGGGAGCGGGAAGAAGCCGTCTACGGCGCGTACGCCGGCGGTGAACTCGGAGAGCGCGAGGCGATAACCGAACTGATCAGGAACCACCAACGCGCGGTCGCGCTGGAAGCGTCGATCGAGGAGCTCGAGAACGAGGCCCAGCTCGTCTCCGGTATCGGCATCGGCGAGGACCTGGAGATCCTCCACGTCCAGGCGACGACGGTGCAGAGCCCCGTCCGCGAGCACATCGTCGAGGTCCACCGCGGCGAGGCATCCGGGGGCTTGGTCCAGATCGAAGCCGACGAGACGGGGGTCGTCCTGGCCACGATGGACGAGAGACAGTACCTCCGCGAGGCGTACCGCCTCGACCACCGTGTCCTCGATTCGAGCGAGGACGACCTCTCGCTGCGGACCGACCAGGACGGACTGGACCGGATCTCGGAGCTCTACCCGTGGGCCCGTTCAGACGGCGGGCTGACGTTCAACGACGAGACCTACCGCACTCACGTCGGTGCGTTGAGTCACAGCTACGGGACGACGACCACGATGGTCGACCGGACGACCGCACAGGTCTACAAGGAGGATCAGACGCTCCGGCTGAACGCGATCCCGACCGCCGTCGCGGAGACCGAGACCGGCGACGGCTACGAACTCGAGCTGAACCGGACGTATCCGGGCGGGCCGACGAAGGTGACGCTCACGGACTCGACCGGTGAGCCGGTCGACGGCGCCGACGTCACCGTCGACGGGACCGCGGTCGGCGAGACCGCGGAGGGCGAACGTTGGTTCGTCGCGCCACACGGCTCGATGACCGTCGTCGCCGCCGTGGACGGGAACGCGACCGTCGGCGACGAGCCGGCCGACGAGGCCCGGCTCTCGGTCAGCTTCGACTGGGAGCCGGAGATCGAGGACGAACTCACCCCCGACTGA
- a CDS encoding type IV pilin, whose amino-acid sequence MTRAIAPVVGSVLLLLCVLGLATTVAVVSTGFSSGLSAPGSHVSVSLSVDAETNRFVFTHDGGERLDPRTLTLVVAVDGTPLDHQPPVPFFSAEGFHSAPTGVFNEASTREWTVGGSASFVVAGSNSPTPDRGSTVTVELYEDGRPIARAETTAR is encoded by the coding sequence GTGACCCGTGCGATCGCCCCCGTCGTCGGCTCCGTCCTGCTCCTGCTCTGCGTGCTGGGGCTGGCGACGACCGTCGCCGTCGTCTCGACCGGCTTCTCCTCGGGGCTCTCCGCACCCGGCTCGCACGTCTCGGTCTCGCTCTCGGTCGACGCCGAGACGAACCGGTTCGTCTTCACACACGACGGCGGGGAGCGCCTCGACCCCCGGACCCTCACGCTCGTCGTCGCGGTCGACGGGACGCCGCTCGACCACCAGCCGCCGGTTCCGTTCTTCTCGGCGGAGGGGTTTCACTCCGCGCCGACGGGCGTGTTCAACGAGGCGTCGACCCGCGAGTGGACCGTCGGCGGATCCGCCAGCTTCGTCGTCGCGGGGAGCAACTCCCCCACGCCCGACCGCGGCAGCACCGTCACGGTCGAACTCTACGAGGACGGCCGACCGATCGCGAGAGCGGAGACGACCGCGCGATAA